In Clostridia bacterium, one genomic interval encodes:
- a CDS encoding rubredoxin, whose amino-acid sequence MKKYQCVCGYIYDEAVGDPDSGILPGTKFEDIPDDWTCPQCGLDKSAFTLIEE is encoded by the coding sequence ATGAAAAAATATCAGTGCGTTTGTGGTTATATATATGATGAGGCTGTAGGTGATCCTGATAGCGGCATATTACCTGGAACTAAATTTGAGGATATTCCTGATGATTGGACCTGCCCTCAATGCGGTTTGGATAAATCAGCTTTTACATTAATTGAAGAATAA